A part of Geothrix oryzae genomic DNA contains:
- a CDS encoding MBL fold metallo-hydrolase, translating into MELRILGCSGGEADGERLTGLLVNGCVAIDAGSITAALTVAEQVKIQHVFLSHSHLDHICTLPFFTKNIFGHTHEAVEIHALPETLDVLRRHLFNDELWPDFSVIPSPNDPTIRYTEIEPECSYHVCGLHITPIRVNHLVPCVGYKVDDGKDAFIFTSDTAETDRIWEVANATPNLRLVITEASFPNEQAWLAEASKHLTPAKLGAELAKLRRAVPVRIYHLTPGDKATMLPQLEALGDARVRLLTQDERLVW; encoded by the coding sequence ATGGAACTCCGGATCCTGGGCTGCAGTGGCGGGGAAGCCGACGGCGAGCGCCTGACGGGGCTGCTGGTGAACGGCTGCGTGGCCATCGACGCGGGCTCCATCACGGCCGCCCTGACCGTGGCCGAGCAGGTGAAGATCCAGCATGTGTTCCTCAGCCACTCCCACCTGGACCACATCTGCACGCTGCCCTTCTTCACCAAGAACATCTTCGGCCACACGCACGAGGCCGTGGAGATCCACGCCCTGCCCGAAACCCTCGATGTGCTTCGGCGCCATCTCTTCAACGACGAGCTGTGGCCCGACTTCAGCGTGATCCCCAGCCCCAACGATCCCACCATCCGCTACACGGAGATCGAGCCCGAGTGCTCGTACCATGTGTGCGGCCTCCACATCACCCCCATCCGCGTGAACCACCTGGTGCCCTGCGTGGGCTACAAGGTGGATGACGGGAAGGACGCCTTCATCTTCACCAGCGACACCGCCGAAACCGACCGCATCTGGGAGGTGGCCAACGCCACGCCGAACCTGCGGCTGGTCATCACAGAGGCCAGCTTCCCCAACGAGCAGGCCTGGCTGGCGGAAGCCTCCAAGCACCTCACCCCCGCCAAGCTGGGTGCCGAGCTCGCGAAGCTCCGTCGCGCCGTGCCGGTGCGGATCTATCATCTGACCCCCGGCGACAAAGCCACCATGCTGCCCCAGCTCGAGGCCCTGGGCGATGCCCGCGTCCGCCTGCTGACCCAGGACGAGCGGCTGGTCTGGTAG
- a CDS encoding Hpt domain-containing protein translates to MSDLLILDPRPLRDLLDIGAGPELVQELIGLLKEDAPPRVASVQAALAAGDAATAIQEAHQLKGALGNLGLQKFADLAAQIEVHAREGRLDPARGLAGLLPAAYEEALVALESAFPEP, encoded by the coding sequence TTGTCTGATCTGCTGATCCTCGATCCCCGGCCCCTGCGGGACCTCCTCGACATCGGGGCGGGACCGGAGCTGGTGCAGGAACTGATCGGGCTTCTCAAGGAGGATGCGCCCCCCCGCGTCGCCTCCGTGCAGGCCGCTCTGGCCGCTGGAGACGCCGCGACGGCCATCCAGGAGGCCCATCAGCTGAAGGGGGCCCTGGGCAATCTCGGGCTGCAGAAATTCGCGGACCTTGCCGCCCAGATCGAGGTCCATGCCCGTGAGGGTCGCCTCGACCCGGCGCGCGGGCTGGCAGGGCTCCTGCCGGCCGCCTACGAGGAGGCTCTGGTCGCGCTCGAGAGCGCCTTCCCGGAACCCTGA
- the atpC gene encoding ATP synthase F1 subunit epsilon, whose amino-acid sequence MSQTIKLEVVTPERPVFSAEVAEVQFPTATRGYYGILPGHTPLMTEVGDGLLYYIQEGQKHWITVFGGFAEVGPDRVTILARESETVDMIDLERAEASRQRALTLLKEAQTEHDIAAAQAKLNASLTRLQAAGHPAGHGF is encoded by the coding sequence ATGTCTCAGACCATCAAATTGGAAGTGGTGACCCCGGAGCGGCCGGTGTTCTCGGCCGAGGTGGCCGAGGTGCAGTTCCCCACCGCCACCCGCGGGTACTACGGCATCCTGCCGGGCCACACGCCGCTGATGACCGAAGTCGGCGACGGCCTCCTGTACTACATCCAGGAAGGCCAGAAACACTGGATCACGGTCTTCGGCGGCTTCGCCGAGGTGGGCCCCGACCGCGTCACCATCCTGGCCCGCGAAAGCGAGACGGTGGACATGATCGATCTGGAGCGGGCTGAGGCTTCCCGCCAGCGGGCCCTCACGCTCCTCAAGGAAGCCCAGACGGAGCACGACATCGCCGCCGCCCAGGCCAAGCTCAACGCCAGCCTCACCCGCCTGCAGGCCGCGGGCCACCCCGCCGGCCACGGCTTCTGA
- the atpD gene encoding F0F1 ATP synthase subunit beta has translation MSTNLQGRVIAIVGPAVDVEFGSHLPEIMNALLTDIAGVSVTLEVQQHLGENRVRCVAMQPTEGMVRGQVVTDTGKPINVPVGPETLGRIINVVGDPVDERGPIGHKMTLPIHREAPKYEDLNTSSEMFETGIKVIDLLEPYAKGGKTGLFGGAGVGKTVLIMELINNIAKGHGGYSVFAGVGERTREGNDLWHEMMDSGVIDKNDLSKSKVALIYGQMTEPPGARARVALTGLTVAEYFRDVEGKDVLLFVDNIFRFTQAGAEVSALLGRMPSAVGYQPTLATEMGELQERITSTKKGSITSVQAVYVPADDYTDPAPATTFAHLDATTNLSREIAALGIYPAVDPLASTSRLLDPRILGDHHYNTAMRVKAILQKYKELQDIIAILGMDELSDDDKLVVARARKIQRFLSQPFFVAEQFTGMQGKYVKLEDSIKGFSEICDGKWDHLPEQAFYLVGTIEEAVEKAEKLAAV, from the coding sequence ATGTCAACGAACCTTCAAGGCCGCGTGATCGCCATCGTCGGTCCCGCCGTGGATGTCGAGTTCGGCAGCCACCTGCCCGAAATCATGAACGCCCTGCTTACTGACATCGCCGGCGTCTCCGTCACGCTGGAGGTGCAGCAGCACCTCGGCGAGAACCGCGTCCGCTGCGTGGCCATGCAGCCCACCGAGGGCATGGTCCGCGGCCAGGTCGTGACCGACACCGGCAAGCCCATCAATGTGCCCGTGGGTCCCGAGACCCTGGGCCGCATCATCAATGTGGTGGGCGATCCCGTGGATGAGCGCGGCCCCATCGGCCACAAGATGACGCTGCCCATCCACCGCGAGGCCCCCAAGTACGAAGACCTGAACACCTCGTCCGAGATGTTCGAGACGGGCATCAAGGTCATCGACCTGCTGGAACCCTACGCGAAGGGCGGCAAGACGGGCCTCTTCGGCGGCGCCGGCGTGGGCAAGACCGTGCTCATCATGGAGCTCATCAACAACATCGCCAAGGGCCACGGCGGCTACTCCGTGTTCGCGGGCGTCGGCGAGCGCACCCGCGAGGGCAACGACCTCTGGCACGAGATGATGGATTCCGGCGTCATCGACAAGAACGACCTGTCGAAGAGCAAGGTGGCGCTCATCTACGGCCAGATGACCGAACCGCCCGGAGCCCGTGCCCGCGTGGCGCTCACCGGCCTCACCGTCGCCGAGTACTTCCGCGATGTGGAAGGCAAGGATGTGCTGCTCTTCGTGGACAACATCTTCCGCTTCACCCAGGCCGGCGCCGAAGTGTCCGCGCTGCTGGGCCGCATGCCCTCCGCCGTGGGCTACCAGCCCACCCTCGCCACGGAAATGGGCGAGCTGCAGGAGCGCATCACCTCCACCAAGAAGGGCTCCATCACCTCGGTGCAGGCCGTGTATGTGCCCGCGGACGACTACACGGACCCCGCGCCCGCCACCACCTTCGCCCACCTGGACGCCACGACGAACCTCTCCCGTGAGATCGCGGCCCTCGGCATCTACCCCGCCGTGGATCCCCTGGCCTCCACCAGCCGCCTGCTGGATCCCCGCATCCTCGGCGACCACCACTACAACACCGCCATGCGCGTGAAGGCGATCCTGCAGAAGTACAAGGAGCTGCAGGACATCATCGCCATCCTGGGCATGGACGAACTGAGCGACGACGACAAGCTCGTGGTGGCCCGCGCCCGCAAGATCCAGCGCTTCCTCAGCCAGCCCTTCTTCGTGGCCGAGCAGTTCACGGGCATGCAGGGCAAGTATGTGAAGCTCGAGGACAGCATCAAGGGCTTCAGTGAGATCTGCGACGGCAAGTGGGACCACCTGCCCGAGCAGGCCTTCTACCTCGTCGGCACGATCGAAGAAGCCGTCGAGAAGGCCGAGAAACTGGCCGCCGTATAG